The following DNA comes from Rosa rugosa chromosome 5, drRosRugo1.1, whole genome shotgun sequence.
caaaaaatttcattcaacttttattttcaatataataatttatttagtttttaatttcaattttgaataATCCATTTAGGATGATGGGGTGAAAAGTCTTTTTTGTcctcattttcggcctcacGTGACTCACACGTGATCAAAATTgacggttctgtgacggaaagttgacgtaggtactacgttgacaagaaaatataagtccaggtatcacattgatacgttttaaagttcaggtatcacttTGACAGTCCTCAAAGTGTCTAGACACTGTCTGTAcgtgcatttttccctaaaattatTGTCTGTCATTGCCCCAAATCTACATCATTTTCTAATTTCGTGGGTTGTTTCTTCTATGCAAACTAACATGATTCAAGTGCATCTTCCCTAAACTGGGTTAGTTATAAATACTCGTGGATTGATTAGATCACAGGCTTCAAGAGTTGAAGCAAATTATTAATCCTAATGTCTTCAGTTACAGAATGATTTGCATGTTCAATTCTGCATGTATTAGCTGTTTGGAATTGGTATTTATCATTTAACAAGAACTACCCTATTGCAATACTTAGCCTTCTTTACTTCTCTGGTTTCATACTATACCAGGCTATTGTCCATTTCATGTTAATGTCTTTGCCCCCATGTTTTCATGTTTTCATTAACTGTCATGACATGCGACAACATTGCTTATTTACATTTATATAtcttgtatgtatgtatgtatgtaccaGCCTGCACTCTGATATCTCTTTTATAAAGAATACCAACCATTCATCTTTTTTACAATAATAGAGATCGTACTCTTGACTAGAATTTAAGTTTACAGACACTGACTTTGCAATATTGGTAGAGTACCGGATGGCCAACAGCAATCAATTATTTTCTCTTTATAacagaaattttattttctcttttatcattATCTCTAAAATTAGGGTATAgaaaatctgttggagcaaaaatatatattttttaaattaaaaaaagaaaattaaaatatgagAAAACTGTTGGAATTAGAGTTGCTCTGAGAGGGTTTCGTGTATTCTTTCTTTATCAAAAACAATTctttcaacatatatatatatatatatatattcttcttccatatgtatttttggtttctttccGCTTTCGAGTATGAttctgtagatctagaatttttttttttatgaacctGCAATCTGATGACAAATTCTTAGCATCTGAATGTTCAATATCACAGTTTCATGTGTATATATCTCTTATGATATGGTTATCATTGAATTTCTAATTAGGGTTTTGCGACAATAGATAGTAGTATCTTTTTGAAAAATTGGGTCAGGGGTCCGATGATGAAGACTACTGCTCTGCTCGAAAAGAACCCCCTTCCTCCCGGTGCGAAAGCGAAGAGCAAAGCCCGCCAACACGCGAAATCGAAGAGAAAGGAGAAATTGAAACAGGAGGAGAAATCGAACACGTCCTCGTCCGAGGAAACTGGTGATACTAGTTTTTATGATTCAGAATCGAAATTCTTTATGTCCGAGAATTATTTGGCTGCTATGAACAAAGAGCGCCTTCTGGGGCTTGGGCCTGATCAAGAGATGTATTCTCATCCGGTGACTGAGCAAGAATATATTGCCTTTTTCGATTTAGATGTTGAGGAATATGAGTCGATGTTTGATAGAGTGCGTAGGGATTGCTCCTTTAGTGCTCGCATAAAAGGTGAGATAATATATAATGTTTAACCTTTCCTTTCTATGGTAATAAATTTGATATGGTGTAGTTAAACGACTCGATTATGTTTCACACTGTACTTTTTTCTATTATAGCCGACTTGATCATTATGAATTGATTCTAGAGTGTTTATTGATATATTGCTCTGACATGGATGACAATGGGAATGCATATTAACTTTAGAAGAGtcattcgtttttttttttttttttttttttggtgtttagGGCTTAGGGCCCCTTTTTCCCAAacttaaattattttttactaTTATTATGGCACTCTTGTCAAGTTACTCACGTTTCAAAAATGTTTTGTTGTCATTTATTTTAGCCCTTTAATATGATGAGTCATTTGGGAACTGAACTGATTCA
Coding sequences within:
- the LOC133713054 gene encoding uncharacterized protein LOC133713054, translated to MMKTTALLEKNPLPPGAKAKSKARQHAKSKRKEKLKQEEKSNTSSSEETGDTSFYDSESKFFMSENYLAAMNKERLLGLGPDQEMYSHPVTEQEYIAFFDLDVEEYESMFDRVRRDCSFSARIKDRQSRNTNSNSNLTASTPVGKATGSGALLE